In Kryptolebias marmoratus isolate JLee-2015 linkage group LG11, ASM164957v2, whole genome shotgun sequence, the following proteins share a genomic window:
- the fads2 gene encoding acyl-CoA 6-desaturase isoform X1 translates to MGGGGQQTEQGEPGGGKAAGVYTWEEVQKHSSKNDQWLVVDRKVYNITQWAKRHPGGFRVISHYGGEDATEAFTAFHPDQKFVQKFLKPLLVGELAATEPSQDRNKNATIRKDFDDLRVQAEKEGLFRAEPLFFCLHLGHILLLEALAWLMVSNWGTSWTLTLLCAVMLATSQSQAGWLQHDFGHLSVFKKSKWNHLVHKFVIGHLKGASANWWNHRHFQHHAKPNTFRKDPDIYMLDIFVLGKTQPVEYGIKKIKYMPYNYQHHYFHLVAPPLLIPVFYNFNIMKTMVTRRDWVDLAWATTYYLRYFYCYIPLFGLLGSLGLMFFVRFLESHWFVWVTQMNHLPMEIEHERHQDWLTMQLQSTCNIEQSFFNDWFSGHLNFQIEHHLFPRMPRHNYHLVAQRVRELCEKHGIPYQMKTLWRGMVDVVRSLKSSGDLWLDAYLHK, encoded by the exons ATGGGAGGCGGAGGCCAGCAGACGGAGCAGGGGGAGCCGGGCGGAGGGAAGGCAGCAG GTGTTTACACCTGGGAGGAGGtccagaaacacagcagcaagaACGACCAGTGGCTGGTGGTCGACAGGAAGGTTTATAACATCACCCAGTGGGCCAAGAGACACCCGGGAGGCTTCAGAGTCATCAGCCACTATGGCGGAGAGGATGCCACG GAGGCGTTCACTGCTTTTCACCCCGATCAAAAGTTTGTGCAAAAGTTCCTGAAGCCGCTGCTGGTCGGAGAGCTGGCGGCGACAGAGCCGAGCCAGGACCGAAACAAAAAT GCAACTATCAGAAAGGACTTCGACGATTTACGAGTCCAGGCGGAGAAGGAGGGTCTTTTCCGGGCCGAGCCGCTGTTCTTCTGCCTTCACCTGGGTCACATCCTGCTGCTGGAGGCCCTCGCCTGGCTGATGGTGTCCAACTGGGGGACGAGCTGGACGCTGACGTTGCTGTGTGCCGTGATGCTGGCGACCTCCCAG TCTCAGGCTGGATGGCTGCAGCACGACTTCGGTCACCTTTCCGTCTTCAAGAAGTCCAAGTGGAACCACCTGGTGCACAAGTTTGTCATCGGGCATTTGAAG gGCGCTTCAGCCAACTGGTGGAACCATCGCCATTTCCAGCATCACGCCAAACCGAACACCTTCAGGAAAGACCCTGATATTTACATGTTGGACATCTTTGTACTTGGGAAGACTCAGCCCGTTGAG TACGGCATCAAAAAGATTAAATACATGCCCTATAATTACCAGCATCATTACTTCCATCTCG tgGCACCACCGCTTCTTATTCCTGTTTTCTACAACTTTAACATAATGAAGACCATGGTCACCCGTCGGGACTGGGTG GATCTGGCTTGGGCCACGACGTACTACCTCCGCTACTTCTACTGTTATATACCTCTGTTTGGCTTGTTGGGCTCGCTGGGACTCATGTTTTTTGTCAG GTTTTTAGAGAGTCACTGGTTTGTGTGGGTGACTCAGATGAACCATCTGCCGATGGAGATCGAGCACGAGAGGCACCAGGACTGGCTGACCATGCAG ttacagTCCACGTGCAACATCGAGCAGTCCTTCTTCAACGACTGGTTCAGCGGACACCTCAACTTTCAAATCGAGCATCA CTTGTTTCCCAGGATGCCCCGGCACAACTACCACCTGGTGGCCCAGCGGGTCCGAGAACTGTGCGAGAAACACGGGATCCCTTACCAGATGAAAACTCTGTGGCGGGGAATGGTGGATGTTGTCag GTCACTGAAATCTTCAGGGGATCTTTGGCTCGATGCATATCTCCATAAATAA
- the fads2 gene encoding acyl-CoA 6-desaturase isoform X3, protein MGGGGQQTEQGEPGGGKAAGVYTWEEVQKHSSKNDQWLVVDRKVYNITQWAKRHPGGSRIISHYAGEDATEAFAAFHPDLRFVQKFLTPLLVGELAATEPSQDGKKNSAIIQDFDDLRVQAEKEGLFRAEPLFFCLHLGHILLLEALAWLMVSNWGTSWTLTLLCAVMLATAQSQAGWLQHDFGHLSVFKKSKWNHLVHKFVIGHLKGASANWWNHRHFQHHAKPNIFRKDPDVNMLHVFVLGNTQPVEYGIKKIKHMPYNHQHKYYFLVGPPLLIPVYFHIQIMKTMISRRDWVDLAWAMTYYLRHFCCYLPLYGFFGSLALLTFVRFLESHWFVWVTQMNHIPMEIEYERHQDWLTMQLQSTCNIEKSFFNDWFSGHLNFQIEHHLFPRMPRHNYHLVAPRVRALCEKHRIPYEIKTLWRGMVDIVSSLKTSGELWLDAYLHK, encoded by the exons ATGGGAGGCGGAGGCCAGCAGACGGAGCAGGGGGAGCCGGGCGGAGGGAAGGCAGCAGGTGTTTACACCTGGGAGGAGGtccagaaacacagcagcaagaACGACCAGTGGCTGGTGGTCGACAGGAAGGTTTATAACATCACCCAGTGGGCCAAGAGACACCCGGGAGGCTCCAGAATCATCAGCCACTATGCTGGAGAGGACGCCACG GAGGCCTTCGCTGCTTTTCATCCTGACCTGAGGTTTGTGCAAAAGTTTCTGACGCCCCTGCTGGTTGGCGAGCTGGCAGCAACAGAACCGAGTCAGGACGGGAAAAAAAAC tcagcgatcattcaggatttcgACGATTTACGAGTCCAGGCGGAGAAGGAGGGTCTTTTCCGGGCCGAGCCGCTGTTCTTCTGCCTCCACCTGGGTCACATCCTGCTGCTGGAGGCCCTCGCCTGGCTGATGGTGTCCAACTGGGGGACGAGCTGGACGCTGACGTTGCTGTGTGCTGTGATGCTGGCGACCGCTCAG TCTCAGGCTGGATGGCTGCAGCACGACTTCGGTCACCTTTCCGTCTTCAAGAAGTCCAAGTGGAACCACCTGGTGCACAAGTTTGTCATCGGGCATTTGAAG gGCGCTTCAGCCAACTGGTGGAACCATCGCCATTTCCAGCATCACGCCAAACCGAACATCTTCAGGAAAGACCCTGATGTCAAtatgttgcatgtttttgtgcttgGGAACACCCAGCCTGTGGAG TACGGCATCAAAAAGATTAAACACATGCCCTATAATCACCAACATAAGTACTACTTTCTTG TGGGACCACCGCTGCTCATTCCAGTGTACTTCCACATTCAGATAATGAAGACAATGATTTCCCGTCGTGACTGGGTG gaTTTGGCTTGGGCCATGACATACTACCTTCGCCACTTCTGCTGTTATTTACCTCTGTATGGCTTCTTTGGCTCATTGGCACTCCTGACCTTTGTCAG atttttagaAAGCCACTGGTTCGTGTGGGTGACTCAGATGAATCATATACCAATGGAGATTGAGTATGAGAGGCACCAGGACTGGCTGACCATGCAG ttacaATCCACGTGTAACATAGAAAAATCCTTCTTCAATGACTGGTTCAGTGGACACCTCAACTTTCAAATTGAACACCA CTTGTTTCCCAGGATGCCTCGCCACAACTACCACCTGGTGGCCCCGCGGGTTCGTGCTCTGTGTGAGAAACACAGGATTCCCTATGAGATAAAAACTCTGTGGCGAGGAATGGTTGATATTGTCAG ctcATTGAAAACCTCAGGGGAACTCTGGCTTGATGCATATCTCCACAAATGA
- the fads2 gene encoding acyl-CoA 6-desaturase isoform X2 — translation MEDGGQQNERVKLGSRKAAGVYTWEEVQKHSSKNDQWLVVDRKVYNITQWAKRHPGGFRVISHYGGEDATEAFTAFHPDQKFVQKFLKPLLVGELAATEPSQDRNKNATIRKDFDDLRVQAEKEGLFRAEPLFFCLHLGHILLLEALAWLMVSNWGTSWTLTLLCAVMLATSQSQAGWLQHDFGHLSVFKKSKWNHLVHKFVIGHLKGASANWWNHRHFQHHAKPNTFRKDPDIYMLDIFVLGKTQPVEYGIKKIKYMPYNYQHHYFHLVAPPLLIPVFYNFNIMKTMVTRRDWVDLAWATTYYLRYFYCYIPLFGLLGSLGLMFFVRFLESHWFVWVTQMNHLPMEIEHERHQDWLTMQLQSTCNIEQSFFNDWFSGHLNFQIEHHLFPRMPRHNYHLVAQRVRELCEKHGIPYQMKTLWRGMVDVVRSLKSSGDLWLDAYLHK, via the exons ATGGAAGATGGAGGCCAGCAAAATGAGCGGGTAAAGCTGGGCAGCAGGAAGGCAGCAG GTGTTTACACCTGGGAGGAGGtccagaaacacagcagcaagaACGACCAGTGGCTGGTGGTCGACAGGAAGGTTTATAACATCACCCAGTGGGCCAAGAGACACCCGGGAGGCTTCAGAGTCATCAGCCACTATGGCGGAGAGGATGCCACG GAGGCGTTCACTGCTTTTCACCCCGATCAAAAGTTTGTGCAAAAGTTCCTGAAGCCGCTGCTGGTCGGAGAGCTGGCGGCGACAGAGCCGAGCCAGGACCGAAACAAAAAT GCAACTATCAGAAAGGACTTCGACGATTTACGAGTCCAGGCGGAGAAGGAGGGTCTTTTCCGGGCCGAGCCGCTGTTCTTCTGCCTTCACCTGGGTCACATCCTGCTGCTGGAGGCCCTCGCCTGGCTGATGGTGTCCAACTGGGGGACGAGCTGGACGCTGACGTTGCTGTGTGCCGTGATGCTGGCGACCTCCCAG TCTCAGGCTGGATGGCTGCAGCACGACTTCGGTCACCTTTCCGTCTTCAAGAAGTCCAAGTGGAACCACCTGGTGCACAAGTTTGTCATCGGGCATTTGAAG gGCGCTTCAGCCAACTGGTGGAACCATCGCCATTTCCAGCATCACGCCAAACCGAACACCTTCAGGAAAGACCCTGATATTTACATGTTGGACATCTTTGTACTTGGGAAGACTCAGCCCGTTGAG TACGGCATCAAAAAGATTAAATACATGCCCTATAATTACCAGCATCATTACTTCCATCTCG tgGCACCACCGCTTCTTATTCCTGTTTTCTACAACTTTAACATAATGAAGACCATGGTCACCCGTCGGGACTGGGTG GATCTGGCTTGGGCCACGACGTACTACCTCCGCTACTTCTACTGTTATATACCTCTGTTTGGCTTGTTGGGCTCGCTGGGACTCATGTTTTTTGTCAG GTTTTTAGAGAGTCACTGGTTTGTGTGGGTGACTCAGATGAACCATCTGCCGATGGAGATCGAGCACGAGAGGCACCAGGACTGGCTGACCATGCAG ttacagTCCACGTGCAACATCGAGCAGTCCTTCTTCAACGACTGGTTCAGCGGACACCTCAACTTTCAAATCGAGCATCA CTTGTTTCCCAGGATGCCCCGGCACAACTACCACCTGGTGGCCCAGCGGGTCCGAGAACTGTGCGAGAAACACGGGATCCCTTACCAGATGAAAACTCTGTGGCGGGGAATGGTGGATGTTGTCag GTCACTGAAATCTTCAGGGGATCTTTGGCTCGATGCATATCTCCATAAATAA
- the LOC108230084 gene encoding fatty acid desaturase 2, with amino-acid sequence MGGGGQQTEQGETGVYTWEEVQKHRSKNDRWLVIDRKVYNITQWAKRHPGGSHVIGHYGGEDATEAFAAFHPDQKLVQKFLRPLLVGELAATEPSQDGKKNAAIMQDFDDLRVQAEKEGLFRAEPLFFCLHLGHILLLEALAWLMVSNWGTSWTVTLLCAVMLATSQSQAGWLQHDFGHLSVFKKSKWNHLVHKFVIGHLKGASAGWWNHLHFNHHAKPNILSKDPDVNMSGIFVLGAVQPVEYGIKKIKHMPYNHQHQYFFLVGPPLLIPIVFNIQVLHVMISRRNWVDLAWYLSFYLRYFSCYVPLYGLLGSLGLIFFVRFLESHWFVWVTQMNHLPMNIDYERHQEWLTMQLQATCNIEQSFFNDWFSGHLNFQIEHHLFPRMPRHNYHLVAPRVRALCEKHGVPYQMKTLWRGMVDVVRSLKTSGDLWLDAYLHK; translated from the exons ATGGGAGGTGGAGGCCAGCAGACGGAGCAGGGGGAGACGGGTGTTTACACCTGGGAGGAGGTCCAGAAACACAGAAGCAAGAATGACAGGTGGCTGGTCATCGACAGGAAGGTTTATAACATCACCCAGTGGGCCAAGAGACACCCGGGAGGGTCTCATGTCATCGGCCACTACGGCGGAGAGGATGCCACG GAGGCCTTCGCTGCTTTTCATCCCGATCAAAAGCTTGTGCAGAAGTTTCTGAGGCCTCTGCTGGTTGGAGAGCTGGCGGCAACAGAGCCGAGTCAGGACGGGAAAAAAAAC gcAGCGATCATGCAGGATTTCGACGATTTACGAGTCCAGGCGGAGAAGGAGGGTCTTTTCCGGGCCGAGCCGCTGTTCTTCTGCCTCCACCTGGGTCACATCCTGCTGCTGGAGGCCCTCGCCTGGCTGATGGTGTCCAACTGGGGGACGAGCTGGACGGTGACGTTGCTGTGTGCCGTGATGCTGGCGACCTCCCAG TCTCAGGCTGGATGGCTGCAGCACGACTTCGGTCACCTTTCCGTCTTCAAGAAGTCCAAGTGGAACCACCTGGTGCACAAGTTTGTCATCGGGCATTTGAAG GGAGCTTCAGCCGGCTGGTGGAATCACCTACATTTCAACCATCACGCCAAACCGAACATCCTGAGTAAGGACCCTGACGTCAACATGTCAGGCATCTTTGTGCTCGGAGCCGTTCAACCTGTGGAG TACGGCATTAAGAAGATCAAACACATGCCCTATAATCACCAACACCAGTACTTCTTTCTCG TGGGACCACCGCTGCTCATTCCAATCGTCTTCAACATTCAAGTCCTCCATGTCATGATCTCTCGTCGCAACTGGGTG GACCTGGCGTGGTATTTGTCGTTTTACCTTCGCTACTTCTCCTGTTACGTCCCGCTGTACGGCCTGCTGGGCTCGCTGGGACTCATCTTCTTCGTCAG gtttctGGAGAGTCACTGGTTTGTGTGGGTGACTCAGATGAACCATCTTCCAATGAATATCGATTATGAGCGGCACCAGGAGTGGCTGACTATGCAG CTACAAGCCACGTGCAACATCGAGCAGTCCTTCTTTAACGACTGGTTCAGCGGACACCTCAACTTTCAAATCGAACACCA TTTATTTCCCAGGATGCCGCGTCACAACTACCACCTGGTGGCCCCACGGGTTCGGGCTCTGTGTGAGAAACACGGGGTTCCTTACCAGATGAAAACGCTGTGGCGAGGCATGGTGGACGTCGTCAG GTCACTAAAAACCTCGGGGGATCTCTGGCTCGATGCGTACCTCCATAAATGA
- the eps8l2 gene encoding epidermal growth factor receptor kinase substrate 8-like protein 2, whose product MPEIMSAPGPQARQANGVARSDSKLSAKALYEQRKKYSNSNFIMQETSQYHVEHLSTFIMDKTESIVTVDDAIKKLILLDSKDKIWTQEMLLQVTDKAVRLLDCDTQEELENFPVSTIHLCQTVLNQMRYPSVLLLVCQDREQHKPDIHFFHCDEVEAEMVHADVDSAIGDNKHGKKVRLQTLKVNQEKMKRHRETILPPSAPRGPPPVRNRRVEAAANGPERRASDAESHEKLAQRIEKDVQILNCALDDIEIFVARLQKAAEAFSQLNQRNKSKKNKKKGPAEGMLTLRAKPPTEAEFLDSLQKLKLALNLLAKLKRHIQNPSASELVHFLFGPLELVVQSCGSPELARSVVAPHLSKDAVDFLRGHLTPKEMTLFELLGDGWTKPRAEWPRDQCAPPYYPRFRNGWEPPADFFITAPWETEGPSGPLGSPTSPDYRKHSAEDYYGNHFPLNGSHDAAPSSRKYAKIRYHFVARNANELSVLQDEILEVIEDNKQWWKLRNRSGQAGYVPFNILDVMRIEEPEAPYSPKGYMTSPSGSMTRGDSFNRGPHKDKMMDEVNSELLIKITANKSQPPRKIRIDRPAATQVQVPLTFESNPEEVITWLKAKGFSKPAVECLGILTGAQLFSLNKEELKAVCGEEGGRVYNQVSLQKAAVEKSRGDSELEEIMKRRQERIDSSSKE is encoded by the exons AGCAGCGGAAAAAATACTCCAACTCCAATTTCATCATGCAGGAGACGTCGCAGTATCACGTCGAG CACCTCTCCACGTTCATCATGGACAAGACAGAGTCCATTGTCACAGTGGACGACGCAATCAAGAAGCTGATTCTTCTGGACTCGAAGGACAAAATCTGGACGCAGGAGATGCTCCTGCAGGTCACCGACAAGGCGGTCAGGCTGCTCGACTGTGACACGCAG gaagagctggagaacTTCCCCGTTTCCACAATCCACCTTTGTCAGACGGTGCTGAATCAGATGCGCTACCCGTCTGTGCTGCTGCTCGTGTGCCAGGACAGGGAGCAGCACAAACCTGACATCCACTTCTTCCACTGCGACGAGGTGGAG GCTGAGATGGTTCATGCAGACGTAGATAGTGCCATCGGAGACAACAAGCATGGAAAGAAAGTGAGACTTCAGACTCTGAA GGTGAACCAGGAGAAAATGAAGCGTCACAGAGAGACCATCCTTCCTCCCTCGGCCCCCAGGGGCCCCCCACCTGTGAGGAATCGACGAGTGGAGGCCGCCGCGAACGGTCCAG AGAGGCGCGCTTCTGACGCCGAGTCCCACGAAAAGCTGGCCCAGCGCATTGAGAAGGACGTG CAAATCCTCAACTGTGCCCTGGATGACATAGAGATCTTTGTGGCTCGGCTGCAGAAGGCAGCAGAGGCCTTCTCCCAGCTCAACCAGCGCAACAAGAGTaagaagaataagaagaaaGGACCAGCAG AGGGCATGCTGACGCTGCGAGCCAAGCCCCCCACCGAAGCGGAGTTCCTTGACAGCCTGCAGAAACTGAAGCTGGCCCTCAACCTCTTG GCCAAGCTGAAGAGACACATACAGAATCCCAGCGCTTCTGAGCTCGTTCATTTCCTTTTCGGCCCTCTGGAGCTG GTGGTGCAGAGCTGCGGAAGTCCTGAACTGGCTCGCTCAGTCGTCGCGCCTCACCTCTCCAAAGATGCTGTCGACTTCCTGCGGGGACACCTCACCCCCAAAGAGATGACCCTGTTTGAGCTGCTCGGTGACGGGTGGACCAAACCCAG agcGGAGTGGCCCAGGGACCAGTGCGCTCCTCCTTATTACCCCAGATTTCGCAATGGCTGGGAGCCTCCGGCGGACTTTTTCATCACGGCCCCGTGGGAAACCGAGGGACCGTCTGGACCGCTCGGGTCCCCCACCAGCCCCGATTACAGGAAGCACTCAGCTGAAGAT tatTACGGAAACCATTTTCCACTGAACGG GTCTCACGACGCGGCGCCCAGCAGTCGCAAATACGCCAAAATCCGCTACCACTTTGTGGCGAGGAATGCCAACGAGCTGTCCGTGCTGCAGGATGAAATTCTTGAG GTGATCGAGGACAACAAACAGTGGTGGAAACTACGGAATCGCAGCGGGCAAGCGGGCTACGTCCCTTTCAACATCCTGGATGTAATGAGGATAGAAGAGCCAGAAGCCCCCTACAGTCCG aaaggCTACATGACGTCCCCTTCTGGGTCGATGACCCGTGGAGACAGTTTCAACAGGGGCCCACACAAGGATAAAA TGATGGACGAGGTCAACAGCGAGCTGCTGATAAAAATCACGGCTAACAAAAGCCAGCCGCCCAGAAAAATCCGCATCGACCGGCCCGCCGCCACTCAGGTTCAGGTGCCGCTCACCTTTGAGTCAAACCCGGAGGAGGTGATAACGTGGCTCAAGGCGAAGGGCTTCTCCAAACC GGCCGTTGAATGTTTGGGAATCCTGACGGGAGCGCAGCTGTTCTCCCTGAACAAAGAAGAGCTGAAGGCGGTGTGCGGCGAAGAGGGCGGCCGTGTCTACAACCAGGTCTCCCTGCAGAAAGCGGCGGTAGAG AAGTCCCGGGGTGACTCGGAGTTGGAGGAGATCATGAAGCGAAGACAGGAGAGGATCGACTCCAGCTCCAAAGAGTGA